From a region of the Macrobrachium nipponense isolate FS-2020 chromosome 20, ASM1510439v2, whole genome shotgun sequence genome:
- the LOC135221353 gene encoding protein pygopus-like, whose protein sequence is MASRGLGLLSLVVSAIVVAGQPPFPPPPGGGPPGGFGPFPFPPFGSGPQRNRTTPPFVRGPPGSSPFPPFGSGSPIGSGSPFGSGSPFGGGPQGVRPRPGGPLPPRFPDSGQNATVISPEELANRALAQATNGSTCFPGINSCSGNICGKNLSSVFRMVEEGEFRILVTNGIPNHTYAVGAQTPNPNNVCVHNSYMKVPRNPTRGSFQQSGMGPVGIALSGGFFYNHLSTPSGDVAKEVEGASFDSCSGHADPRCRYHYHMVPKCLDPDNTCKLVGYMLDGFPVYSYCTVDGQQLRSCYKKVSGDGTNQSHYQYSPDSECQLDEANGYDFGGTQGYGYVFSENYPFIMRGFMGSKVYSICSVV, encoded by the exons ATGGCATCCAGAGGATTAGGTCTACTGTCGTTGGTGGTATCAGCCATTGTAGTGGCTGGCCAG CCACCGTTCCCTCCGCCACCGGGTGGTGGTCCCCCTGGAGGATTTGGACCATTTCCATTTCCACCATTTGGAAGTGGCCCACAAAGAAATCGAACTACCCCACCGTTTGTAAGGGGCCCACCAGGAAGCTCACCATTTCCACCGTTTGGAAGCGGCTCACCGATTGGAAGTGGCTCACCGTTTGGAAGTGGCTCACCGTTTGGAGGTGGCCCACAAGGAGTTCGACCACGACCTGGAGGCCCTCTTCCGCCTCGATTCCCAGATTCTGGCCAAAACGCAACTGTTATTTCCCCCGAG GAACTGGCGAACAGAGCTTTGGCACAAGCCACGAACGGTTCAACTTGCTTCCCTGGAATAAATTCTTGCAGTGGAAACATTTGCGGCAAAAATCTGAGTTCTGTATTCCGTATGGTAGAAGAAGGGGAATTTAGAATTCTGGTCACTAATG GCATACCGAACCATACATACGCTGTTGGAGCTCAGACGCCAAACCCGAACAACGTGTGCGTCCACAACTCGTACATGAAGGTGCCAAGGAACCCTACGCGAGGAAGCTTCCAGCAGAGCGGAATGGGTCCTGTTGGGATCGCGCTCTCTGGCGGCTTCTTTTACAATCACCTGTCGACTCCTTCAGGCGACGTGGCGAAGGAGGTAGAGGGTGCTTCCTTTGACTCTTGCAGCGGTCATGCTGATCCTCGGTGCAGATACCACTACCATATG GTGCCTAAATGTCTTGACCCAGACAACACTTGCAAACTTGTCGGCTACATGTTGGACGGCTTCCCAGTGTACTCTTACTGCACCGTCGATGGACAGCAACTGCGGAGCTGCTATAA GAAAGTGAGTGGAGACGGGACCAACCAAAGCCACTACCAATATTCTCCAGACAGCGAATGCCAACTGGACGAAGCCAACGGGTACGATTTCGGAGGAACACAGGGATACGGATATGTGTTCTCTGAGAATTATCCTTTTATTATGCGCGGATTCATGGGATCCAAAGTCTACAGCATCTGCAGTGTTGTTTAA